Proteins encoded together in one Monomorium pharaonis isolate MP-MQ-018 chromosome 8, ASM1337386v2, whole genome shotgun sequence window:
- the LOC118646898 gene encoding uncharacterized protein LOC118646898 isoform X1, with protein MLSGGRWSAARSAPSSATALAATTATAAAAAAAAAAAAVAVAVAAVEAATPRSASAGGGSERRVRLANAPLEEVADCESSDERRQWWRRRVPNCDKLKFYTEMSTNNHGKGPAVKCGYCGWLMFGSCAGIIGHDCFKSYDEDIHFIVVDEKGRATMRVKEVEENIAPPSESNNESTPYSTDIMDEMLIDAVEKRPGLWNQKLPVKRRSPCVRGELWDEVFNNLGFKDVAWMKSRWTYLRDCYSKARKKMKGYVRSGSCAEAGHPQKSTFRFYSRMQFLDDAAQETSTTSSLPRNICRDEDSTMNLNDSESQEHNVSSPRNCSTPDTPERPENSANCRPREKKRKQDDSDTQALHNNILQQLLGENAPKKDAVDSFLEQVGDILRRLSYLRRRQLQVELLQLVHRAEDKQLAEAELHRR; from the exons ATGCTTTCCGGTGGCAGGTGGTCAGCGGCACGTAGTGCTCCGTCCTCGGCGACAGCCCTGGCGGCAACGAcggcaacggcggcggcggcggcggcggcggcggcggcggcggcggtggcggtggcggtggcggcggtggaGGCGGCAACCCCCCGATCCGCGTCGGCGGGAGGCGGGAGCGAACGGCGGGTGCGACTGGCCAACGCTCCTCTCGAAGAAGTCGCGGACTGCGAGTCCTCCGACGAGCGACGACAATGGTGGCGACGACGCGTTCCTAAT TGTGACAAGCTGAAATTCTATACCGAGATGAGTACCAACAATCACGGAAAAGGACCg GCTGTAAAATGCGGTTACTGTGGGTGGTTAATGTTCGGGTCCTGTGCGGGAATTATAGGCCATGACTGCTTCAAAAGCTATGATGaagatattcattttattgttGTCGATGAGAAGGGTCGTGCTACAAtga gAGTGAAGGAAGTAGAAGAAAATATAGCACCACCATCAGAGAGTAACAATGAGTCTACTccgtattcaacagatataaTGGACGAGATGCTCATCGATGCCGTAGAGAAGAGACCAGGTCTGTGGAATCAAAAATTGCCAGTTAAAAGGCGAAGTCCTTGTGTACGAGGAGAATTGTGGGATGAAGTTTTCAATAATCttg GTTTTAAGGATGTAGCGTGGATGAAATCTCGGTGGACGTACCTGAGGGACTGCTACTCAAAAGCtcgcaaaaaaatgaaagGTTACGTACGCAGCGGATCGTGTGCGGAAGCGGGGCATCCGCAAAAAAGTACATTTCGTTTCTATTCAAGGATGCAATTTCTAGACGATGCTGCACAAGAAACCTC TACAACGAGCTCTCTACCACGGAACATATGTCGTGACGAAGATAGTACAATGAACCTGAACGATTCGGAATCCCAGGAACATAATGTGTCTTCTCCTAGAAATTGTTCCACGCCAGACACTCCTGAAAGACCGGAAAATTCGGCTAATTGCAGAccacgagaaaaaaaaa GAAAACAGGATGACTCCGATACGCAGGCACTGCATAATAACATATTGCAGCAGTTACTTGGTGAAAATGCACCAAAGAAGGATGCAGTAGACAGTTTTCTGGAGCAGGTGGGAGATATCCTGCGTAGATTAAGCTATCTCCGAAGAAGGCAACTACAAGTAGAGCTGCTGCAGCTCGTTCACAGAGCAGAAGACAAACAATTAGCGGAAGCGGAACTTCATAggcgataa
- the LOC118646898 gene encoding uncharacterized protein LOC118646898 isoform X3 — translation MSTNNHGKGPAVKCGYCGWLMFGSCAGIIGHDCFKSYDEDIHFIVVDEKGRATMRVKEVEENIAPPSESNNESTPYSTDIMDEMLIDAVEKRPGLWNQKLPVKRRSPCVRGELWDEVFNNLGFKDVAWMKSRWTYLRDCYSKARKKMKGYVRSGSCAEAGHPQKSTFRFYSRMQFLDDAAQETSTTSSLPRNICRDEDSTMNLNDSESQEHNVSSPRNCSTPDTPERPENSANCRPREKKRKQDDSDTQALHNNILQQLLGENAPKKDAVDSFLEQVGDILRRLSYLRRRQLQVELLQLVHRAEDKQLAEAELHRR, via the exons ATGAGTACCAACAATCACGGAAAAGGACCg GCTGTAAAATGCGGTTACTGTGGGTGGTTAATGTTCGGGTCCTGTGCGGGAATTATAGGCCATGACTGCTTCAAAAGCTATGATGaagatattcattttattgttGTCGATGAGAAGGGTCGTGCTACAAtga gAGTGAAGGAAGTAGAAGAAAATATAGCACCACCATCAGAGAGTAACAATGAGTCTACTccgtattcaacagatataaTGGACGAGATGCTCATCGATGCCGTAGAGAAGAGACCAGGTCTGTGGAATCAAAAATTGCCAGTTAAAAGGCGAAGTCCTTGTGTACGAGGAGAATTGTGGGATGAAGTTTTCAATAATCttg GTTTTAAGGATGTAGCGTGGATGAAATCTCGGTGGACGTACCTGAGGGACTGCTACTCAAAAGCtcgcaaaaaaatgaaagGTTACGTACGCAGCGGATCGTGTGCGGAAGCGGGGCATCCGCAAAAAAGTACATTTCGTTTCTATTCAAGGATGCAATTTCTAGACGATGCTGCACAAGAAACCTC TACAACGAGCTCTCTACCACGGAACATATGTCGTGACGAAGATAGTACAATGAACCTGAACGATTCGGAATCCCAGGAACATAATGTGTCTTCTCCTAGAAATTGTTCCACGCCAGACACTCCTGAAAGACCGGAAAATTCGGCTAATTGCAGAccacgagaaaaaaaaa GAAAACAGGATGACTCCGATACGCAGGCACTGCATAATAACATATTGCAGCAGTTACTTGGTGAAAATGCACCAAAGAAGGATGCAGTAGACAGTTTTCTGGAGCAGGTGGGAGATATCCTGCGTAGATTAAGCTATCTCCGAAGAAGGCAACTACAAGTAGAGCTGCTGCAGCTCGTTCACAGAGCAGAAGACAAACAATTAGCGGAAGCGGAACTTCATAggcgataa
- the LOC118646898 gene encoding uncharacterized protein LOC118646898 isoform X4: MAARVRRATAVKCGYCGWLMFGSCAGIIGHDCFKSYDEDIHFIVVDEKGRATMRVKEVEENIAPPSESNNESTPYSTDIMDEMLIDAVEKRPGLWNQKLPVKRRSPCVRGELWDEVFNNLGFKDVAWMKSRWTYLRDCYSKARKKMKGYVRSGSCAEAGHPQKSTFRFYSRMQFLDDAAQETSTTSSLPRNICRDEDSTMNLNDSESQEHNVSSPRNCSTPDTPERPENSANCRPREKKRKQDDSDTQALHNNILQQLLGENAPKKDAVDSFLEQVGDILRRLSYLRRRQLQVELLQLVHRAEDKQLAEAELHRR, translated from the exons GCTGTAAAATGCGGTTACTGTGGGTGGTTAATGTTCGGGTCCTGTGCGGGAATTATAGGCCATGACTGCTTCAAAAGCTATGATGaagatattcattttattgttGTCGATGAGAAGGGTCGTGCTACAAtga gAGTGAAGGAAGTAGAAGAAAATATAGCACCACCATCAGAGAGTAACAATGAGTCTACTccgtattcaacagatataaTGGACGAGATGCTCATCGATGCCGTAGAGAAGAGACCAGGTCTGTGGAATCAAAAATTGCCAGTTAAAAGGCGAAGTCCTTGTGTACGAGGAGAATTGTGGGATGAAGTTTTCAATAATCttg GTTTTAAGGATGTAGCGTGGATGAAATCTCGGTGGACGTACCTGAGGGACTGCTACTCAAAAGCtcgcaaaaaaatgaaagGTTACGTACGCAGCGGATCGTGTGCGGAAGCGGGGCATCCGCAAAAAAGTACATTTCGTTTCTATTCAAGGATGCAATTTCTAGACGATGCTGCACAAGAAACCTC TACAACGAGCTCTCTACCACGGAACATATGTCGTGACGAAGATAGTACAATGAACCTGAACGATTCGGAATCCCAGGAACATAATGTGTCTTCTCCTAGAAATTGTTCCACGCCAGACACTCCTGAAAGACCGGAAAATTCGGCTAATTGCAGAccacgagaaaaaaaaa GAAAACAGGATGACTCCGATACGCAGGCACTGCATAATAACATATTGCAGCAGTTACTTGGTGAAAATGCACCAAAGAAGGATGCAGTAGACAGTTTTCTGGAGCAGGTGGGAGATATCCTGCGTAGATTAAGCTATCTCCGAAGAAGGCAACTACAAGTAGAGCTGCTGCAGCTCGTTCACAGAGCAGAAGACAAACAATTAGCGGAAGCGGAACTTCATAggcgataa
- the LOC118646898 gene encoding uncharacterized protein LOC118646898 isoform X2, producing MLSGGRWSAARSAPSSATALAATTATAAAAAAAAAAAAVAVAVAAVEAATPRSASAGGGSERRVRLANAPLEEVADCESSDERRQWWRRRVPNAVKCGYCGWLMFGSCAGIIGHDCFKSYDEDIHFIVVDEKGRATMRVKEVEENIAPPSESNNESTPYSTDIMDEMLIDAVEKRPGLWNQKLPVKRRSPCVRGELWDEVFNNLGFKDVAWMKSRWTYLRDCYSKARKKMKGYVRSGSCAEAGHPQKSTFRFYSRMQFLDDAAQETSTTSSLPRNICRDEDSTMNLNDSESQEHNVSSPRNCSTPDTPERPENSANCRPREKKRKQDDSDTQALHNNILQQLLGENAPKKDAVDSFLEQVGDILRRLSYLRRRQLQVELLQLVHRAEDKQLAEAELHRR from the exons ATGCTTTCCGGTGGCAGGTGGTCAGCGGCACGTAGTGCTCCGTCCTCGGCGACAGCCCTGGCGGCAACGAcggcaacggcggcggcggcggcggcggcggcggcggcggcggcggtggcggtggcggtggcggcggtggaGGCGGCAACCCCCCGATCCGCGTCGGCGGGAGGCGGGAGCGAACGGCGGGTGCGACTGGCCAACGCTCCTCTCGAAGAAGTCGCGGACTGCGAGTCCTCCGACGAGCGACGACAATGGTGGCGACGACGCGTTCCTAAT GCTGTAAAATGCGGTTACTGTGGGTGGTTAATGTTCGGGTCCTGTGCGGGAATTATAGGCCATGACTGCTTCAAAAGCTATGATGaagatattcattttattgttGTCGATGAGAAGGGTCGTGCTACAAtga gAGTGAAGGAAGTAGAAGAAAATATAGCACCACCATCAGAGAGTAACAATGAGTCTACTccgtattcaacagatataaTGGACGAGATGCTCATCGATGCCGTAGAGAAGAGACCAGGTCTGTGGAATCAAAAATTGCCAGTTAAAAGGCGAAGTCCTTGTGTACGAGGAGAATTGTGGGATGAAGTTTTCAATAATCttg GTTTTAAGGATGTAGCGTGGATGAAATCTCGGTGGACGTACCTGAGGGACTGCTACTCAAAAGCtcgcaaaaaaatgaaagGTTACGTACGCAGCGGATCGTGTGCGGAAGCGGGGCATCCGCAAAAAAGTACATTTCGTTTCTATTCAAGGATGCAATTTCTAGACGATGCTGCACAAGAAACCTC TACAACGAGCTCTCTACCACGGAACATATGTCGTGACGAAGATAGTACAATGAACCTGAACGATTCGGAATCCCAGGAACATAATGTGTCTTCTCCTAGAAATTGTTCCACGCCAGACACTCCTGAAAGACCGGAAAATTCGGCTAATTGCAGAccacgagaaaaaaaaa GAAAACAGGATGACTCCGATACGCAGGCACTGCATAATAACATATTGCAGCAGTTACTTGGTGAAAATGCACCAAAGAAGGATGCAGTAGACAGTTTTCTGGAGCAGGTGGGAGATATCCTGCGTAGATTAAGCTATCTCCGAAGAAGGCAACTACAAGTAGAGCTGCTGCAGCTCGTTCACAGAGCAGAAGACAAACAATTAGCGGAAGCGGAACTTCATAggcgataa
- the LOC105835336 gene encoding mucin-5AC isoform X2, with product MEISKSLFAEILAVQQKLHSAILEHQTSVEKLKNDPNNQSILGQIKKIQVHIVTLGKCQNQIVQRLRKEVESKADNANGSKISIPSLLGLNNNNHITNNNETKHEAATNGFETKEDYEEVVRNGDVHGSQDNDCAKLRPSSVETVSGEDEDIVEVSLDENSDDKQEVQKEEDIESPEKYDYLYRLGLITKSKCIELQNRRVERKRRSTANPQFVYSLFEQPSKRKRYSYLQSGNAPHTRQTTARINGPSPPPSKTQSTKSTSPPAQTITKSLIPVQKSTTRPNILRNADSKVFVNKNKTEDNQMQLSIPSAKSVQSMNNKAVHIPGLPSSLTIERIGSDSIVCICCENPGSLTTCKNCSSNYHISCHIRSSPPSRICPKCTLAMDEEEDTEKDEVGEIKEEMEDDNKLLRYKKDEKFEEKERERYELRERNSDLRLQVYELEKRSQLLGQSLQLQQRTRQDLLAKQEKTQRSIKRLVDFIKLIQLRKNTSSPPSSASISCLPQPSSSRSPRTMSPPQTSVSQRTSSPRSSIPNTDKTSYIATITSSVTTHGRTSPTSKKRCPTPINCQVPPVSSQKNINHISLSKKSPNQLEGPISLLAVKPKTNTAPQPTFSTTNCRPVVAALPFNPVSIPSSPIPCSTIVTTVRNKPIVQSHSNQYQNCQILFTPSRTTISWTEQPSMARSPGPNSHAASSVSINQPDQQKSYCLLATTSKITATNSNGQDQPDQQKKQLQRISMVIANTDQETSSTHCSQAITSPIPSPVVHASHEASAQTTETVRSCDNSSVVRNTNWNCASSQKASQQQQSSSSGTLSRDSSST from the exons ATGGAAATATCCAAGAGTCTGTTCGCAGAGATCCTCGCCGTGCAACAGAAACTGCATAGCGCGATACTCGAGCATcag ACAAGCGTGGAAAAGCTGAAGAATGATCCAAAT AACCAAAGCATTCTCGGCCAGATAAAGAAAATTCAGGTGCACATCGTAACTTTGGGAAAATGCCAG AATCAGATCGTGCAGCGGCTGCGCAAAGAGGTAGAGTCCAAGGCAGACAACGCGAACGGATCGAAAATTTCTATCCCGTCTCTCCTCGGCCTGAACAACAACAATCACATTACGAACAATAATGAAACGAAGCATGAAGCGGCCACCAATGGTTTCGAGACGAAGGAGGACTACGAAGAAGTTGTTAGGAATGGCGATGTTCATGGTTCACAAGATAACGATTGTGCGAA GCTACGTCCTAGCTCAGTGGAAACTGTCTCTGGCGAAGATGAAGATATCGTTGAGGTGTCGTTGGATGAGAATTCTGATGACAAACAAGAAGTCCAAAAGGAAGAGGACATCGAATCGCCTGAAAAATACGACTACCTGTATCGCCTCGGGCTTATTACCAAGTCCAAATGCATAGAGCTACAGAACAGAAGAGTAGAAAGAAAACGTCGTAGCACAGCGAATCCGCAATTCGTGTACTCCTTGTTCGAGCAACCATCC aagcgAAAGAGGTACTCGTATTTACAATCTGGAAATGCACCTCACACCCGACAGACCACCGCACGTATCAACGGCCCGTCGCCACCACCTAGCAAAACTCAGTCAACCAAATCTACCTCGCCACCAGCGCAAACGATAACGAAGTCGTTGATCCCAGTCCAAAAATCCACTACCAGACCAAATATCCTCAGAAACGCGGACAGCAAAGTCTtcgtcaataaaaataaaacggaaGACAATCAAATGCAATTGTCCATACCTAGTGCCAAATCTGTTCAGTCGATGAATAACAAAGCTGTTCACATACCTGGATTGCCGTCTAGCTTGACCATTGAAAGGATTGGAAGTGACTCTATCGTGTGCATCTGTTGTGAAAATCCAG GTTCGTTAACAACATGCAAGAATTGCTCAAGTAACTATCACATTTCGTGTCACATCCGATCATCGCCGCCATCCAGAATTTGTCCAAAATGTACACTAGCAATGGATGAAGAAGAAGATACCGAAAAAGATGAAGTAGGAGAGATCAAGGAAGAGATGGAAGACGACAACAAATTGCTACGTTACAAAAAGGACGAAAAATTCG aggaaaaagagagagaaagatatgaGCTGCGCGAGCGAAACTCGGATCTGAGATTGCAGGTTTACGAGTTGGAAAAACGCTCACAACTACTCGGCCAGTCACTCCAG CTACAACAGCGAACGCGTCAGGATTTACTGGCAAAGCAAGAGAAAACTCAGAGATCTATAAAGCGCCTAGTggactttataaaattgatccAGCTCAGAAAAAACACATCTTCTCCACCGTCTTCGGCATCAATCAGCTGCCTGCCTCAACCTTCCTCATCCCGATCACCGCGAACAATGTCTCCGCCTCAAACGTCAGTCAGTCAGAGGACAAGCTCGCCTCGGTCTTCGATACCGAATACCGACAAAACATCATACATCGCAACCATCACATCGTCAGTCACCACTCACGGCCGAACATCACCTACATCCAAGAAGAGGTGTCCCACTCCTATCAATTGCCAAGTACCACCAGTATCCAGCCAGAAAAACATCAATCATATttcattatcaaaaaaatcACCGAATCAATTGGAAGGTCCAATCAGTCTCCTAGCAGTGAAACCGAAGACGAATACCGCTCCACAACCAACATTTTCAACCACCAATTGCCGACCAGTAGTTGCAGCGCTACCATTCAATCCGGTCTCCATCCCGTCATCACCTATTCCCTGTTCCACGATCGTAACAACCGTAAGAAACAAACCAATCGTGCAGTCTCACTCCAACCAATatcaaaattgtcaaattcTCTTTACTCCATCTCGAACGACTATCAGCTGGACCGAGCAACCTTCAATGGCAAGAAGCCCTGGGCCAAACTCACACGCGGCAAGCTCTGTATCAATCAATCAACCAGACCAACAGAAATCTTATTGTCTTCTTGCGACGACGTCGAAAATAACGGCAACGAACAGCAACGGCCAAGATCAACCGGATCAGCAGAAGAAGCAGCTGCAGCGAATCTCGATGGTTATAGCAAACACCGATCAAGAAACTTCATCCACTCACTGTTCCCAGGCCATAACAAGTCCAATACCATCACCAGTTGTGCACGCGAGTCACGAGGCGTCCGCGCAAACGACCGAGACTGTCCGCTCTTGCGACAACAGCTCTGTCGTGAGGAACACGAACTGGAATTGCGCGAGCAGCCAGAAGGCAAGCCAACAGCAGCAGTCCAGCTCCAGCGGCACGCTCTCACGCGATTCTTCGAGCACGTGA
- the LOC105835336 gene encoding uncharacterized protein LOC105835336 isoform X1 gives MEISKSLFAEILAVQQKLHSAILEHQTSVEKLKNDPNNQSILGQIKKIQVHIVTLGKCQNQIVQRLRKEVESKADNANGSKISIPSLLGLNNNNHITNNNETKHEAATNGFETKEDYEEVVRNGDVHGSQDNDCAKLRPSSVETVSGEDEDIVEVSLDENSDDKQEVQKEEDIESPEKYDYLYRLGLITKSKCIELQNRRVERKRRSTANPQFVYSLFEQPSKRKRYSYLQSGNAPHTRQTTARINGPSPPPSKTQSTKSTSPPAQTITKSLIPVQKSTTRPNILRNADSKVFVNKNKTEDNQMQLSIPSAKSVQSMNNKAVHIPGLPSSLTIERIGSDSIVCICCENPGSLTTCKNCSSNYHISCHIRSSPPSRICPKCTLAMDEEEDTEKDEVGEIKEEMEDDNKLLRYKKDEKFATTANASGFTGKARENSEIYKAPSGLYKIDPAQKKHIFSTVFGINQLPASTFLIPITANNVSASNVSQSEDKLASVFDTEYRQNIIHRNHHIVSHHSRPNITYIQEEVSHSYQLPSTTSIQPEKHQSYFIIKKITESIGRSNQSPSSETEDEYRSTTNIFNHQLPTSSCSATIQSGLHPVITYSLFHDRNNRKKQTNRAVSLQPISKLSNSLYSISNDYQLDRATFNGKKPWAKLTRGKLCINQSTRPTEILLSSCDDVENNGNEQQRPRSTGSAEEAAAANLDGYSKHRSRNFIHSLFPGHNKSNTITSCARESRGVRANDRDCPLLRQQLCREEHELELREQPEGKPTAAVQLQRHALTRFFEHVKLEEAHISAPLRTKLAHKDEVDDDDDDEVAREDEQYDDGRTVAEAPLLTACDVDDDRMVIRVPWLTDDSENACDGDNIASKAPVRRVSDAASTQSGNYIGYELVRVDSRSSAETRRHSAEREDDQSMTTTTTATAAALRIAQSNLSELRNEVSVPDDKADTEKQDLPSGGRLRSRSNSSSSSSSGHSDTPEQAMNVNDLTNDFNMLTKMGLVSPEERDEELEQVGDESASEADAATG, from the exons ATGGAAATATCCAAGAGTCTGTTCGCAGAGATCCTCGCCGTGCAACAGAAACTGCATAGCGCGATACTCGAGCATcag ACAAGCGTGGAAAAGCTGAAGAATGATCCAAAT AACCAAAGCATTCTCGGCCAGATAAAGAAAATTCAGGTGCACATCGTAACTTTGGGAAAATGCCAG AATCAGATCGTGCAGCGGCTGCGCAAAGAGGTAGAGTCCAAGGCAGACAACGCGAACGGATCGAAAATTTCTATCCCGTCTCTCCTCGGCCTGAACAACAACAATCACATTACGAACAATAATGAAACGAAGCATGAAGCGGCCACCAATGGTTTCGAGACGAAGGAGGACTACGAAGAAGTTGTTAGGAATGGCGATGTTCATGGTTCACAAGATAACGATTGTGCGAA GCTACGTCCTAGCTCAGTGGAAACTGTCTCTGGCGAAGATGAAGATATCGTTGAGGTGTCGTTGGATGAGAATTCTGATGACAAACAAGAAGTCCAAAAGGAAGAGGACATCGAATCGCCTGAAAAATACGACTACCTGTATCGCCTCGGGCTTATTACCAAGTCCAAATGCATAGAGCTACAGAACAGAAGAGTAGAAAGAAAACGTCGTAGCACAGCGAATCCGCAATTCGTGTACTCCTTGTTCGAGCAACCATCC aagcgAAAGAGGTACTCGTATTTACAATCTGGAAATGCACCTCACACCCGACAGACCACCGCACGTATCAACGGCCCGTCGCCACCACCTAGCAAAACTCAGTCAACCAAATCTACCTCGCCACCAGCGCAAACGATAACGAAGTCGTTGATCCCAGTCCAAAAATCCACTACCAGACCAAATATCCTCAGAAACGCGGACAGCAAAGTCTtcgtcaataaaaataaaacggaaGACAATCAAATGCAATTGTCCATACCTAGTGCCAAATCTGTTCAGTCGATGAATAACAAAGCTGTTCACATACCTGGATTGCCGTCTAGCTTGACCATTGAAAGGATTGGAAGTGACTCTATCGTGTGCATCTGTTGTGAAAATCCAG GTTCGTTAACAACATGCAAGAATTGCTCAAGTAACTATCACATTTCGTGTCACATCCGATCATCGCCGCCATCCAGAATTTGTCCAAAATGTACACTAGCAATGGATGAAGAAGAAGATACCGAAAAAGATGAAGTAGGAGAGATCAAGGAAGAGATGGAAGACGACAACAAATTGCTACGTTACAAAAAGGACGAAAAATTCG CTACAACAGCGAACGCGTCAGGATTTACTGGCAAAGCAAGAGAAAACTCAGAGATCTATAAAGCGCCTAGTggactttataaaattgatccAGCTCAGAAAAAACACATCTTCTCCACCGTCTTCGGCATCAATCAGCTGCCTGCCTCAACCTTCCTCATCCCGATCACCGCGAACAATGTCTCCGCCTCAAACGTCAGTCAGTCAGAGGACAAGCTCGCCTCGGTCTTCGATACCGAATACCGACAAAACATCATACATCGCAACCATCACATCGTCAGTCACCACTCACGGCCGAACATCACCTACATCCAAGAAGAGGTGTCCCACTCCTATCAATTGCCAAGTACCACCAGTATCCAGCCAGAAAAACATCAATCATATttcattatcaaaaaaatcACCGAATCAATTGGAAGGTCCAATCAGTCTCCTAGCAGTGAAACCGAAGACGAATACCGCTCCACAACCAACATTTTCAACCACCAATTGCCGACCAGTAGTTGCAGCGCTACCATTCAATCCGGTCTCCATCCCGTCATCACCTATTCCCTGTTCCACGATCGTAACAACCGTAAGAAACAAACCAATCGTGCAGTCTCACTCCAACCAATatcaaaattgtcaaattcTCTTTACTCCATCTCGAACGACTATCAGCTGGACCGAGCAACCTTCAATGGCAAGAAGCCCTGGGCCAAACTCACACGCGGCAAGCTCTGTATCAATCAATCAACCAGACCAACAGAAATCTTATTGTCTTCTTGCGACGACGTCGAAAATAACGGCAACGAACAGCAACGGCCAAGATCAACCGGATCAGCAGAAGAAGCAGCTGCAGCGAATCTCGATGGTTATAGCAAACACCGATCAAGAAACTTCATCCACTCACTGTTCCCAGGCCATAACAAGTCCAATACCATCACCAGTTGTGCACGCGAGTCACGAGGCGTCCGCGCAAACGACCGAGACTGTCCGCTCTTGCGACAACAGCTCTGTCGTGAGGAACACGAACTGGAATTGCGCGAGCAGCCAGAAGGCAAGCCAACAGCAGCAGTCCAGCTCCAGCGGCACGCTCTCACGCGATTCTTCGAGCACGTGAAATTGGAAGAAGCGCATATATCAGCGCCACTTAGAACAAAGCTAGCACACAAGGATGAGgtcgacgatgacgatgatgacGAGGTTGCCCGGGAGGACGAGCAGTACGATGACGGTCGTACCGTTGCTGAAGCTCCACTGTTGACAGCGTGCGATGTGGATGACGATCGCATGGTCATTCGCGTTCCTTGGCTAACCGACGACTCGGAAAATGCTTGCGACGGCGACAATATCGCGAGCAAAGCACCCGTTCGTCGTGTTTCGGATGCAGCCTCGACGCAATCTGGCAATTACATCGGTTACGAGCTCGTTCGCGTTGATTCACGATCATCGGCGGAGACTCGACGACATTCGGCAGAGCGCGAGGATGATCAATCGAtgacaacgacaacgacggCGACAGCGGCAGCACTGCGCATCGCACAAAGCAATCTTTCGGAGCTCCGTAACGAGGTCTCAGTTCCTGACGATAAGGCTGATACCGAGAAACAAGACTTACCCAGTGGTGGGCGATTGAGAAGCAGAAGCAATAGCAGTAGCAGTAGTAGCAGTGGCCACAGCGATACTCCAGAGCAAGCGATGAACGTGAACGATCTTACGAACGATTTTAACATGCTGACTAAGATGGGTCTCGTTTCTCCGGAAGAAAGGGACGAGGAGTTAGAGCAAGTCGGTGACGAATCGGCGAGTGAGGCTGACGCCGCCACTGGTTAG